The following proteins come from a genomic window of Miscanthus floridulus cultivar M001 chromosome 2, ASM1932011v1, whole genome shotgun sequence:
- the LOC136519393 gene encoding tubulin alpha-1 chain-like codes for MRECISIHIGQAGIQVGNACWELYCLEHGIQADGQMPGDKTIGGGDDAFNTFFSETGAGKHVPRAVFVDLEPTVIDEVRTGSYRQLFHPEQLISGKEDAANNFARGHYTIGKEIVDLCLDRIRKLADNCTGLQGFLVFNAVGGGTGSGLGSLLLERLSVDYGKKSKLGFTVYPSPQVSTSVVEPYNSVLSTHSLLEHTDVAVLLDNEAIYDICRRSLDIERPTYTNLNRLVSQVISSLTASLRFDGALNVDVNEFQTNLVPYPRIHFMLSSYAPVISAEKAYHEQLSVAEITNSAFEPSSMMAKCDPRHGKYMACCLMYRGDVVPKDVNAAVATIKTKRTIQFVDWCPTGFKCGINYQPPSVVPGGDLAKVQRAVCMISNSTSVVEVFSRIDHKFDLMYAKRAFVHWYVGEGMEEGEFSEAREDLAALEKDYEEVGAEFEEGEDGDEGDEY; via the exons ATGAGGGAGTGCATCTCGATCCACATCGGCCAGGCCGGTATCCAGGTCGGAAACGCGTGCTGGGAGCTCTACTGCCTCGAGCATGGCATTCAG GCTGATGGCCAGATGCCTGGTGACAAGACCATTGGGGGAGGTGATGATGCTTTCAACACCTTCTTCAGTGAGACTGGCGCTGGGAAGCACGTCCCCCGTGCTGTGTTTGTTGACCTTGAGCCCACTGTCATCGATGAGGTGAGGACTGGCTCCTACCGCCAGCTCTTCCACCCAGAGCAGCTCATCAGTGGCAAGGAGGATGCAGCCAACAACTTCGCCCGTGGTCACTACACCA TTGGCAAGGAGATTGTTGACCTGTGCCTTGACCGCATCAGGAAGCTTGCCGATAACTGCACTGGTCTCCAGGGCTTCCTTGTCTTCAACGCTGTTGGTGGAGGAACTGGCTCTGGACTTGGTTCCCTCCTTTTGGAGCGCCTGTCTGTTGATTACGGCAAGAAGTCCAAGCTTGGGTTCACTGTGTACCCATCCCCCCAGGTCTCTACCTCGGTGGTTGAGCCATACAACAGTGTCCTGTCCACCCACTCTCTCCTCGAGCACACTGATGTCGCTGTCCTTCTCGACAATGAGGCCATCTACGACATCTGCCGCCGCTCCCTTGACATCGAGCGCCCAACCTACACCAACCTCAACAGGCTTGTGTCCCAG GTCATCTCATCCCTGACTGCCTCCCTGAGGTTCGATGGTGCTCTTAATGTGGATGTGAATGAGTTCCAGACCAACCTGGTGCCCTACCCGAGGATCCACTTCATGCTTTCCTCCTATGCTCCAGTTATCTCCGCTGAGAAGGCCTACCACGAGCAGCTGTCCGTGGCGGAGATCACGAACAGTGCCTTCGAGCCATCGTCCATGATGGCCAAGTGCGACCCCCGCCATGGCAAGTACATGGCCTGCTGCCTCATGTACCGTGGTGATGTGGTCCCTAAGGACGTGAATGCTGCTGTGGCCACCATCAAGACCAAGCGCACCATCCAGTTTGTGGACTGGTGCCCAACTGGCTTCAAGTGCGGCATCAACTACCAGCCTCCTAGCGTGGTGCCCGGTGGTGACCTGGCCAAGGTGCAGCGTGCCGTGTGCATGATCTCCAACTCCACCAGTGTTGTGGAGGTGTTCTCCCGCATCGACCACAAGTTCGACCTGATGTACGCCAAGCGTGCCTTCGTGCACTGGTACGTAGGTGAGGGTATGGAGGAGGGCGAGTTCTCTGAGGCCCGTGAGGACCTGGCTGCGTTGGAGAAGGACTACGAGGAGGTCGGTGCTGAGTTCGAAGAGGGTGAGGATGGCGACGAGGGTGATGAGTACTAG